From Montipora foliosa isolate CH-2021 chromosome 6, ASM3666993v2, whole genome shotgun sequence, a single genomic window includes:
- the LOC138007682 gene encoding ufm1-specific protease 1-like has translation MLSGVHEGLETPSEIIESANVRGRYWFYHYNIDGVDDRGWGCGYRTLQTIFSWVCHALRDKKDLLQVPSLQKIQQTLVEIGDKPAPFAGSRDWIGSVEACLCLDQIFGVSCKIIHISHGNCVDRKVGEGLLEHFKHFGSPVMIGGDADAASKTLLGVCKAKSGFYFLIADPHFYGKADKTLLQSNGWVQWKHLDDVFKKESFYNFCLPQLRSEEE, from the exons ATGTTAAGCGGCGTTCACGAAGGGTTAGAAACTCCTTCTGAAATAATCGAGTCTGCAAATGTTCGGGGTAGATATTGGTTTTACCATTACAATATTGATGGAGTTGATGACAGG GGCTGGGGCTGTGGTTACAGGACACTTCAAACCATTTTTTCTTGGGTGTGTCATGCTCTAAGAGACAAGAAGGACCTGTTGCAGGTTCCAAGTCTTCAGAAAATTCAACAGACGTTGGTAGAAATAGGTGACAAACCAGCTCCCTTTGCTGGTTCAAGAGATTGGATTGGTTCAGTAGAAGCTTGCCTGTGTTTGGATCAAATTTTTGGA GTTAGTTGTAAAATTATTCATATTTCCCATGGCAACTGTGTTGACAGAAAGGTGGGAGAAGGTCTGCTGGAACACTTCAAGCACTTTGGATCACCTGTCATGATAG GTGGAGATGCAGATGCCGCCTCAAAGACTTTACTTGGAGTTTGCAAAGCAAAGAGTGGTTTTTACTTCTTAATTGCA GACCCTCACTTCTACGGAAAGGCTGACAAGACACTCCTTCAAAGCAATGGCTGGGTCCAGTGGAAGCATCTGGATGATGTGTTCAAAAAGGAGTCATTTTATAACTTTTGCCTTCCCCAGTTAAGGTCAGAAGAAGAGTAA